One Calditrichota bacterium DNA segment encodes these proteins:
- a CDS encoding xylose isomerase, which produces MAEEKSFHSICRWTFNAGKGGFVPADIRPEWSAANLPTEEVIRLIKSKIVPRLPEHVVLGFEVHYDAEVNEENAAAVADALSETGIYLAMITPGAHTHFAYGGIASLDKKERKATEKLGQKTVEIAYGPLKKAWHPNEELAPTLVLWNGSYGYDIATVGIREMYNNLKQSVASLCQWEEKKGGKLYIGFEPKPNEGHPAMLIPTVASAILFWRKLEEEFGTSRKKKGVNKEFGHSEMIGLDHIYDTVEELDNDAMVHMHLNSQGYNDGIILGGPGKYDIDHGARINGMNITIAGLIQQAGYARWKGHDMQPRAYDNADQAVDRVVRSILSWEACEKAAQEMDYPELMNYLQNRETAKAEDLMRNAVVEAQLAFNDMY; this is translated from the coding sequence ATGGCAGAAGAGAAATCATTTCACAGTATTTGTCGTTGGACATTTAATGCGGGAAAAGGCGGATTTGTCCCAGCCGACATCAGACCCGAATGGTCGGCGGCCAATCTTCCCACTGAAGAAGTTATTCGCTTGATAAAAAGCAAAATTGTGCCGCGATTGCCGGAACACGTCGTGTTGGGATTTGAAGTGCATTACGACGCCGAAGTCAATGAAGAAAATGCAGCAGCGGTCGCCGATGCCCTGAGCGAGACAGGCATCTATTTGGCAATGATTACTCCCGGTGCGCACACACATTTTGCCTACGGCGGCATCGCCTCGCTGGACAAAAAAGAAAGAAAAGCGACCGAAAAGTTGGGTCAGAAAACCGTGGAAATTGCCTACGGGCCATTGAAAAAAGCCTGGCATCCGAACGAAGAATTGGCCCCGACACTTGTGCTATGGAACGGATCCTACGGCTACGACATTGCCACTGTCGGCATTCGCGAAATGTACAACAATCTCAAACAGAGCGTCGCCTCCCTGTGTCAATGGGAAGAGAAAAAAGGCGGAAAATTGTACATTGGATTCGAACCCAAACCCAACGAAGGCCATCCGGCGATGCTCATTCCCACAGTGGCGAGCGCGATCTTATTCTGGCGAAAATTGGAAGAAGAGTTCGGCACCAGCCGCAAGAAAAAAGGCGTCAACAAAGAATTTGGACATTCGGAAATGATCGGGCTGGATCATATTTATGACACCGTCGAAGAATTGGACAATGATGCCATGGTACACATGCATCTCAACAGTCAGGGCTACAACGACGGCATCATTTTAGGCGGACCGGGAAAATACGACATCGATCACGGCGCCCGAATCAACGGCATGAATATCACCATCGCCGGGCTCATTCAGCAAGCCGGCTACGCGCGCTGGAAAGGCCACGATATGCAGCCTCGCGCTTACGATAACGCGGATCAGGCGGTTGACCGCGTCGTGCGGAGTATTTTAAGCTGGGAAGCCTGCGAAAAAGCAGCACAGGAAATGGATTATCCGGAACTGATGAATTACTTGCAAAACAGAGAAACTGCCAAAGCCGAAGATTTGATGCGCAACGCTGTCGTCGAAGCGCAGTTAGCGTTTAATGATATGTATTAA
- a CDS encoding WD40 repeat domain-containing protein codes for MKNKNLIKIIALVFVAVFYLTACNEITVTGNEIAWSPDGKYLAFVNLQTNKIYVSKADKTNEKIIPIDEKVRSAQFLRWSADGKFLMYLKSAQEKLEVRTYEMAGGKSQFVGKIAARKIDKTLQPTSPPIWETPDDQILFVEETGNGKLRLLSISAFGEAKKIIFEKRCQKISPVWVSRNKSILFSVEGASDRRSNGIWTTKSDDSRPTQIYRTENLFALKISPQGDQIGFAISDETSGAEENKIFVSDIQCKNPKRVFQTKQKIEQIDWSPDGQKIACVVSDDDKRNIFVVDAQKNQTVKLTFDNVQQYFGWQSRGKLYFTIRYPESLVELSGTRKDEKELNEIITGKEIKHQLICFDGKNFKKMGNNMVGINENPVSGKSAYYLIAKTNFLASEVYLMTVSDSLGDVRFFPESTEENLLTADQFLATGKNEKAIHFLNQYWGLNLRTGDLENFFGIDELFQPDKPDSVKLEKLTDALVDGAFVRSILALQRSGMNDRANAVIDQFANFASHYFAKNSQKYDEMVWSFIVPYSRLGQFELGSSTIDRFLKAAPLDSVSQSYLFFAQAIFSYEQKKYSLCVEKLRQSANLLPVSQNEVEPYNSLLTLCLKYTGFKDSPENRALFEVLTSRFPHGKGSEVTYELMGDSFAKNGRKKQALSAYKKSLIDAPNEARVWQKIFQLQQ; via the coding sequence ATGAAAAATAAAAATTTGATTAAAATAATTGCTCTTGTTTTCGTGGCTGTTTTTTATTTGACGGCGTGCAACGAAATTACGGTCACGGGAAACGAAATTGCCTGGTCGCCGGACGGGAAATATCTGGCGTTTGTCAATTTGCAGACAAATAAAATTTACGTCAGCAAAGCGGACAAAACCAATGAAAAAATAATTCCGATTGACGAAAAAGTCCGTTCGGCGCAATTTCTCCGATGGTCTGCCGATGGCAAATTTCTGATGTACCTTAAATCGGCGCAGGAGAAATTGGAAGTCCGGACTTATGAAATGGCAGGCGGAAAATCGCAGTTTGTCGGAAAAATTGCCGCGCGGAAAATCGACAAAACATTGCAGCCGACATCTCCGCCGATCTGGGAAACGCCGGATGACCAAATTTTATTCGTGGAAGAAACGGGCAACGGAAAATTGAGGCTACTGAGTATTTCCGCCTTTGGCGAAGCGAAAAAAATAATTTTTGAAAAACGTTGCCAAAAAATTTCGCCGGTTTGGGTTTCTCGAAACAAGTCGATACTTTTTTCGGTGGAGGGCGCATCTGACCGCCGGTCGAACGGAATCTGGACGACAAAAAGCGACGACTCGCGTCCCACACAAATTTATCGAACGGAGAATCTCTTTGCTTTGAAAATTTCTCCGCAGGGAGACCAAATTGGCTTTGCGATTTCGGATGAAACAAGCGGGGCAGAAGAAAACAAGATTTTCGTTTCCGATATTCAGTGCAAAAATCCAAAGAGAGTTTTTCAAACAAAACAGAAAATTGAACAAATAGACTGGTCGCCTGACGGCCAAAAAATTGCTTGTGTCGTGTCTGACGATGACAAGAGAAACATTTTCGTTGTGGACGCACAAAAAAACCAGACGGTAAAATTGACGTTTGACAATGTGCAGCAATATTTTGGCTGGCAAAGTCGGGGAAAACTGTATTTCACCATTCGTTACCCGGAGTCGCTGGTAGAATTGTCAGGGACGAGAAAGGACGAAAAGGAATTAAATGAAATCATCACTGGGAAAGAGATTAAGCACCAACTCATTTGTTTTGACGGAAAAAATTTCAAAAAAATGGGAAACAACATGGTTGGCATTAATGAAAATCCTGTCTCGGGCAAAAGCGCGTATTATTTGATTGCAAAGACTAATTTTTTAGCGTCAGAAGTTTATTTGATGACAGTGAGCGATTCGTTGGGCGACGTCCGTTTTTTCCCGGAATCGACTGAGGAAAATCTTCTCACGGCAGATCAGTTTCTGGCAACAGGCAAAAATGAAAAAGCCATCCACTTCTTGAATCAATACTGGGGGTTAAATCTGCGTACTGGCGATTTGGAAAACTTTTTCGGTATTGACGAGCTATTTCAGCCCGACAAACCGGATTCGGTTAAATTGGAGAAACTGACCGACGCCCTGGTAGACGGCGCTTTTGTGCGCAGCATTCTTGCCTTGCAGCGATCAGGAATGAACGACAGAGCCAACGCGGTTATCGATCAATTTGCCAATTTCGCTTCTCACTATTTTGCGAAAAATTCCCAAAAATACGATGAAATGGTGTGGAGTTTTATCGTTCCGTATTCTCGTTTGGGGCAATTTGAACTTGGCTCGTCTACCATTGACCGTTTTCTGAAAGCCGCGCCGTTGGATTCTGTCTCGCAGAGCTACTTGTTTTTCGCGCAGGCAATTTTTTCGTACGAGCAAAAAAAATATTCTCTTTGCGTAGAAAAACTCCGGCAGAGCGCTAACCTGCTGCCAGTCTCCCAGAACGAAGTTGAGCCGTACAACTCGTTGCTGACTCTTTGTTTGAAATATACAGGCTTCAAGGATTCTCCTGAAAACCGGGCTTTATTTGAAGTTTTGACGTCCCGTTTCCCACACGGCAAGGGAAGCGAAGTGACTTATGAACTCATGGGGGATTCTTTCGCGAAGAACGGAAGAAAAAAACAAGCGCTTTCTGCTTACAAAAAATCTCTGATCGACGCTCCCAATGAAGCGCGCGTGTGGCAGAAAATATTTCAGTTGCAGCAGTAA
- a CDS encoding PAS domain-containing protein: MNESQLKSKQKIKLSRETAFASVLTIFIAAIIVTLWLLARNSEDNRLRAMTRVTAEQMKTRLESWINTRLSVVHHLGGKWYFEYKDNPQKYAADVKKFIDLYPGFQAINWVDRDYTIRRIVPVKGNEAALDKNLLHHPSPGVSDAILKAAHTGKLIRTPAIDLLQGGRGFAAYFPIYDSQKNLAGFINGVFVIDTLVNQCFSEKSLRDKFRFSIYENSGLLIYRHPPDLEKMSEKFRAETPLRIVDKTWKLCVSPSAKILNPGYYRANFIALFWGLVLALATGYILRYALKSRRDIKKSETRFQAFMAHLPAGVFIKNQDGLFTFANQFLIRNFGADQWLNQSPEALKNDSFAKSFQSAPDAAANTDTSEKEITLPDKNGNERIYHTIQFPIQLDETTSITGGIVWDVTQRRKAEMQLRRSVEEKELLLKEIHHRVKNNLQVVMSLLYLQSKKISDRKTAEIFRLNRNRIRSMALVHERLYKSKNFAKIDFHEYIHTIVRELINSYSQTEKVTPHIQADKIHLEIDRAISLGLLLNEIVSNSLKHAFPNKDNGNLHISATLDVKTNMVTLSVKDDGVGLPDDIKGEESDSLGMSLIHTLVDQIQGKIEIKREDGTKFIISFPTS, encoded by the coding sequence ATGAATGAAAGTCAGCTAAAATCAAAACAAAAAATAAAGCTGAGCCGCGAAACAGCTTTTGCCTCTGTACTGACCATTTTCATCGCTGCGATCATTGTCACTTTATGGCTGCTTGCCAGAAACTCCGAAGATAATCGCCTTCGCGCAATGACACGTGTAACTGCTGAACAAATGAAAACCCGATTGGAATCATGGATCAACACCAGACTTTCGGTCGTGCACCATTTAGGAGGGAAATGGTATTTTGAATATAAAGACAATCCTCAAAAATATGCCGCCGACGTAAAAAAATTCATTGATCTCTATCCCGGATTCCAGGCGATCAACTGGGTTGACAGAGATTACACCATTCGCCGAATCGTTCCTGTGAAAGGAAACGAAGCGGCGCTCGATAAAAACCTTCTCCACCACCCCAGTCCGGGAGTGTCCGATGCGATCCTTAAAGCAGCGCACACCGGAAAATTGATTCGCACGCCGGCGATTGATTTGCTGCAAGGGGGGCGCGGATTTGCCGCCTATTTCCCCATTTACGATTCACAAAAAAATTTAGCCGGATTCATCAACGGCGTTTTTGTGATCGACACGCTTGTCAACCAATGTTTCAGCGAGAAATCGCTGCGTGACAAATTCCGCTTTTCCATTTACGAAAACAGCGGCCTGCTCATTTATCGCCATCCACCCGATCTCGAAAAAATGTCAGAAAAATTTCGCGCCGAGACTCCTCTGCGCATTGTGGACAAAACATGGAAATTGTGCGTCTCGCCATCGGCTAAAATCCTGAATCCTGGCTATTACCGCGCCAATTTCATCGCGCTTTTTTGGGGATTAGTTTTAGCGTTGGCGACCGGTTATATTCTGCGATACGCTCTCAAAAGCAGACGCGACATCAAAAAAAGCGAAACCCGTTTTCAAGCCTTCATGGCGCATCTGCCGGCGGGCGTTTTCATCAAAAATCAGGACGGCCTTTTTACTTTCGCCAATCAATTTCTGATCCGCAATTTTGGCGCAGATCAATGGTTGAACCAATCGCCGGAGGCGCTGAAAAATGACTCCTTTGCCAAATCTTTTCAATCCGCTCCCGATGCCGCCGCAAACACAGATACCTCCGAGAAAGAGATAACTCTTCCTGACAAAAATGGCAACGAGCGCATTTACCACACCATTCAGTTTCCCATTCAATTAGACGAGACGACTTCCATTACCGGCGGCATTGTTTGGGACGTGACGCAACGCCGCAAAGCAGAGATGCAACTGCGGCGCTCCGTTGAAGAGAAAGAACTTTTGCTAAAAGAAATTCACCACCGCGTAAAAAACAACCTCCAGGTCGTTATGAGTTTGCTTTATCTGCAATCGAAAAAAATATCTGACCGCAAAACCGCGGAAATTTTTCGCCTCAATCGCAATCGCATTCGTTCCATGGCCCTGGTACATGAGCGGCTGTACAAATCTAAAAATTTTGCTAAAATTGACTTTCACGAATACATTCATACAATCGTCAGGGAATTGATTAACAGCTATTCTCAAACAGAAAAAGTCACTCCACATATTCAAGCTGATAAGATCCATTTAGAGATCGACCGCGCGATTTCTCTCGGGCTGTTGTTGAATGAAATCGTGTCGAATTCTTTGAAGCACGCATTTCCAAACAAAGACAACGGCAACCTTCACATTTCAGCGACATTGGACGTAAAAACGAACATGGTCACGTTGTCCGTCAAAGACGACGGAGTCGGTTTGCCGGATGATATTAAGGGCGAGGAATCTGATTCTCTGGGCATGTCGCTCATTCACACGCTCGTCGACCAGATTCAAGGAAAGATAGAAATAAAGCGGGAAGACGGCACAAAATTTATCATCTCTTTCCCGACAAGCTAA
- a CDS encoding protease, whose amino-acid sequence MKQRTVLLLFVLLFVPLLLFATDEARLLRFPAIHGNQIVFTYAGDLYTVPADGGIARKLTTHVGMELFPRFSPDGKYIAFTGQYDGNTEVYLMPAEGGVPKRLTYTATLGRDDVSDRMGPNNIVMGWKRNGKEIVFRSRMKSWNSFNGELFLVSTDGSMPEQIPVIRGGFCSFSPDDQKMAYNRIFREFRTWKRYRGGMADDVWIFDFNTKKIENVTNNKAQDIIPMWYGNKIYFLSDRGDYQRMNLYVYDLTTKQTKQLTNFTDFDIKFPSLGDNAIVFEYGGYIYKFDLATEKAKKVPVFIDEDMAKSRTELKNVSKNITNYEISPDGKRALFGARGDVFTVPAEHGPTRNLTQTPGIHDRDSKWSPDGKWIAYISDATGEDEIYIVPQDGSGKATQVTTGGETYKYSIYWSPDSKKILWSDRRQRLRYVDISSKTISEVAHSPVWEIREYAWSPDSKWITYTLPEEKTMNRIYIYSLKTKKSVPVTDGWYSSGAPAFSSDGKYLFFTSNRDFNPTYSWTEWNHIYQDMARVYFLTLNKSVENPFKPKSDEVTIKKETSKTKKSDKAKKNDKKKPESVTVKIDFDGIMERIIALPIKPAGYRSIAAIGNKVYYMRHGSKDNGSLLMLYDLEKQKETQLGKIGGYEISADHKKMIVSQNRSYAIINLPTGKIKIDKKLNLSDMQVKLNKKKEWVQIFNECWRQMREYFYAPNMNGVDWKGIHDKYRPLVDHVNHRVDLTYIIGEMIGELSSGHTYVGGGDYTKAKRVKMGLLGAQIVRDEKSGFYQIKKILRGQNWDRSLRSPLTEVGVDVSDGDFILAVNGKSTKEMNNFYTSLVNTVGKQVTLTVNSKPTVTGSKKIVVKPIGNELELYYFNWVQNNIEKVNKATGGKVGYIHVPDMGVHGLNEFVKYYYPQLKKKALIIDVRGNGGGNVSPMLIERLRREIVMIDIARNGVPEVDPSGMLWGPKVCLIDEFSASDGDLFSYRFKKHKLGKLIGKRTWGGVVGIRGTLPLLDGGTLNKPEFSRYGLDGKTWIIEGHGVDPDIYVDNDPYQEFMGNDAQLNRAIEEIKNELKTQEKTIPPKPPYPDKAPKKVR is encoded by the coding sequence ATGAAACAAAGAACCGTTCTGTTGTTGTTCGTTTTGCTTTTTGTTCCTCTGCTTCTATTTGCAACGGATGAAGCCAGGCTGCTCCGTTTTCCGGCAATTCACGGCAATCAAATCGTTTTCACTTACGCTGGTGATTTGTACACTGTTCCCGCAGACGGCGGAATAGCTCGAAAGCTCACCACGCATGTGGGCATGGAACTTTTTCCACGATTTTCTCCTGACGGCAAATACATTGCTTTTACGGGACAGTACGACGGAAACACAGAAGTTTATCTCATGCCCGCGGAAGGCGGCGTACCCAAAAGATTGACTTACACGGCAACACTGGGACGCGATGATGTTTCTGATCGCATGGGGCCCAATAATATCGTGATGGGCTGGAAACGTAACGGCAAAGAGATTGTTTTTCGTTCCCGCATGAAATCCTGGAACTCGTTCAACGGCGAGCTTTTTCTCGTATCGACCGACGGGTCGATGCCGGAGCAAATTCCTGTCATTCGTGGCGGTTTTTGCTCATTTTCGCCTGATGATCAAAAAATGGCCTATAATAGAATATTTCGTGAATTCCGCACCTGGAAACGTTACCGCGGTGGCATGGCCGACGATGTCTGGATTTTTGATTTTAACACGAAAAAAATCGAAAACGTCACGAACAACAAGGCGCAGGACATCATTCCCATGTGGTACGGAAATAAGATTTACTTCCTTTCCGACCGTGGCGACTACCAGCGTATGAATCTCTACGTTTACGATTTGACCACGAAACAAACGAAACAATTAACCAATTTCACTGATTTTGATATTAAGTTTCCTTCTCTCGGAGACAATGCCATTGTTTTTGAATATGGCGGTTACATTTACAAATTTGATCTGGCGACAGAAAAAGCAAAAAAAGTACCTGTTTTCATTGATGAAGATATGGCGAAGAGCCGCACCGAATTGAAGAACGTGAGTAAAAATATCACGAATTACGAAATTTCTCCGGACGGAAAACGCGCTCTTTTCGGCGCGCGCGGCGATGTTTTTACTGTTCCTGCCGAACATGGCCCGACAAGAAATTTGACGCAGACGCCGGGAATTCACGACCGCGATTCCAAATGGTCGCCCGACGGCAAGTGGATCGCCTACATTTCCGATGCGACCGGCGAGGACGAAATTTACATTGTTCCGCAAGACGGCAGCGGGAAAGCCACTCAGGTGACAACTGGCGGTGAAACTTACAAATATTCAATTTACTGGTCTCCGGACAGCAAAAAAATTCTCTGGTCGGATCGCCGGCAACGGCTGCGCTACGTGGATATTAGCTCGAAAACAATTTCGGAAGTGGCGCATTCGCCGGTGTGGGAAATTCGCGAGTACGCTTGGTCTCCGGACAGCAAGTGGATCACCTACACGCTTCCCGAAGAAAAAACTATGAATCGCATTTACATTTATTCGCTGAAGACAAAAAAATCTGTTCCGGTAACCGACGGCTGGTACAGTTCAGGCGCTCCGGCATTCAGCTCTGACGGCAAATATTTGTTTTTCACTTCAAATCGCGACTTCAATCCAACTTACAGTTGGACGGAGTGGAACCACATTTACCAGGACATGGCGCGCGTCTATTTTCTCACGTTGAATAAGTCAGTGGAAAATCCTTTCAAGCCGAAAAGCGATGAAGTAACCATCAAGAAAGAAACTTCCAAAACAAAAAAATCTGACAAAGCAAAGAAAAATGACAAGAAAAAACCCGAATCTGTGACGGTGAAAATCGATTTTGACGGCATCATGGAGCGGATTATTGCGTTGCCGATCAAGCCGGCTGGCTACAGATCGATTGCTGCCATTGGCAATAAAGTTTATTACATGCGCCACGGCAGCAAAGATAACGGCAGCTTGCTGATGTTGTACGATCTGGAAAAACAGAAAGAAACGCAACTGGGAAAAATCGGCGGTTACGAAATTTCCGCGGATCACAAAAAAATGATCGTTTCTCAGAATCGCTCTTACGCAATCATTAATTTGCCGACGGGGAAAATCAAAATCGACAAAAAACTCAACCTGTCTGACATGCAGGTGAAATTGAACAAGAAAAAAGAATGGGTGCAAATTTTCAACGAATGCTGGCGCCAGATGCGCGAGTATTTTTACGCGCCAAACATGAATGGTGTGGATTGGAAAGGCATTCATGACAAATACCGACCGCTGGTCGATCACGTCAATCATCGCGTGGATTTGACGTACATCATCGGCGAAATGATCGGAGAGTTGAGTTCCGGGCATACGTACGTTGGCGGCGGAGATTACACCAAAGCCAAACGCGTGAAAATGGGCCTCCTTGGCGCGCAGATTGTCCGCGATGAGAAATCCGGATTTTACCAGATTAAGAAAATTTTGCGCGGTCAAAATTGGGACCGTTCGCTGCGATCTCCGCTGACAGAAGTCGGCGTCGATGTGTCCGACGGCGATTTTATCCTCGCCGTGAATGGCAAGTCAACAAAGGAAATGAATAATTTTTACACCTCGTTAGTGAATACCGTCGGCAAGCAAGTGACGTTGACGGTGAACAGCAAGCCAACTGTCACTGGCAGCAAAAAGATCGTGGTGAAACCGATTGGCAATGAGCTGGAATTGTACTATTTCAACTGGGTGCAAAATAATATCGAAAAAGTGAACAAAGCGACTGGCGGAAAAGTAGGCTACATCCACGTTCCCGACATGGGCGTGCACGGCTTGAACGAGTTTGTCAAATATTACTACCCGCAACTGAAGAAAAAAGCCCTGATCATCGACGTCCGCGGCAACGGCGGCGGCAATGTGTCGCCGATGTTGATCGAGCGGTTGCGTCGGGAAATTGTCATGATCGATATTGCGCGCAACGGCGTTCCGGAAGTCGATCCCTCCGGCATGTTGTGGGGACCGAAGGTGTGTCTGATCGACGAATTTTCCGCTTCGGACGGCGATCTTTTCTCTTATCGTTTCAAAAAGCACAAATTGGGCAAACTGATCGGAAAACGCACCTGGGGCGGTGTCGTTGGTATTCGCGGCACTTTACCGTTACTCGACGGCGGGACGTTGAATAAGCCGGAATTTTCGCGTTACGGTCTGGACGGAAAAACCTGGATCATCGAGGGCCACGGAGTTGATCCGGACATTTACGTGGACAATGATCCGTATCAGGAATTCATGGGCAACGACGCTCAACTCAATCGGGCGATCGAGGAAATCAAGAATGAACTGAAAACGCAGGAAAAAACCATCCCGCCAAAGCCGCCTTATCCGGACAAAGCGCCGAAAAAGGTGAGATAG
- a CDS encoding amino acid decarboxylase, which yields MTENEQIAANGSAEISLEEFLKASDAALDWIANYFKNIGNYPVLAKTKPGETKSQLPTAPPENGEPLAEILEDFDKIIMPGITHWNHPRFFAYFSITGSAPGIIGELLSAALNVNVMLWKTSPSATELEEAVLNWLRQMVGLPQEFDAVINDTASVGSMCAMAAAREYANLRIREKGMAGRTDLLPLTVYTSDQAHSSIEKGAIILGIGQENVRKIRSNERFEMDVQELEQKIKQDIAAGKKPICAVATIGTTSTTSIDPVGKIAEICQRHDIWFHVDAAYGGAAAVLPEYQEKFRGWEFADSIIVNPHKWLFTPIDCSVLFCRKPKILKQAFSLVPEYLRTAEDADVKNYMDYGVALGRRFRALKLWMIIRAYGTQKIQQVIQRHIAWAQELAKAISNHPDFEMTAPTPFSTLAFRFHPQSFAEDQLNELNEKLLEKINATGEVFLSHTKLRGKFVLRLAIGNLKTTRDDIFLAWQIIQRQARAL from the coding sequence ATGACAGAAAATGAGCAAATTGCAGCGAACGGATCAGCGGAAATCTCTCTTGAAGAATTCTTGAAAGCATCGGACGCGGCGCTGGACTGGATCGCGAATTATTTTAAAAATATTGGCAACTACCCTGTGCTGGCAAAAACGAAACCCGGCGAGACGAAGTCTCAATTGCCGACTGCGCCGCCCGAAAATGGCGAACCTCTGGCGGAAATTTTGGAAGATTTTGATAAAATTATCATGCCGGGGATTACTCACTGGAATCATCCGCGTTTTTTTGCATATTTTTCCATTACCGGCTCGGCGCCCGGAATCATCGGCGAGCTGCTTTCTGCGGCGCTGAACGTAAACGTCATGCTCTGGAAGACTTCGCCGTCGGCCACAGAATTGGAAGAAGCGGTATTGAATTGGCTCAGGCAAATGGTCGGTTTGCCGCAAGAATTTGACGCCGTGATTAATGACACGGCATCTGTGGGCAGCATGTGCGCCATGGCGGCGGCGCGGGAATACGCTAATTTGCGCATTCGCGAAAAGGGCATGGCTGGCAGAACAGATTTGCTGCCACTAACCGTTTACACTTCTGACCAGGCGCATTCTTCCATTGAAAAAGGGGCGATTATTCTTGGTATCGGCCAGGAAAACGTGCGCAAAATTCGTTCAAATGAGCGATTTGAAATGGACGTGCAAGAATTAGAGCAGAAAATAAAACAAGATATTGCCGCAGGGAAAAAACCAATTTGCGCAGTCGCAACGATTGGCACGACATCGACGACGAGCATTGATCCGGTGGGGAAAATTGCGGAAATTTGTCAGCGTCACGATATTTGGTTTCACGTGGATGCGGCTTATGGCGGCGCGGCGGCGGTTTTGCCGGAATATCAGGAAAAATTTCGCGGCTGGGAATTTGCGGATTCCATTATCGTCAATCCGCACAAGTGGCTTTTCACGCCTATTGATTGCAGCGTGCTTTTTTGCCGGAAACCGAAAATACTCAAACAGGCGTTCAGCCTGGTGCCGGAATATTTGCGCACCGCAGAAGATGCTGACGTGAAAAATTACATGGATTACGGCGTGGCGCTGGGCAGAAGGTTTCGCGCCCTGAAATTGTGGATGATCATTCGCGCGTACGGAACGCAAAAAATTCAGCAGGTTATTCAGCGACACATTGCGTGGGCGCAGGAACTGGCAAAAGCGATCAGCAATCACCCTGATTTTGAAATGACGGCGCCGACGCCGTTCAGCACACTCGCATTTCGTTTTCATCCCCAGTCTTTCGCAGAAGATCAGTTGAATGAGTTGAATGAAAAATTATTGGAAAAAATCAACGCCACGGGTGAAGTTTTCCTGTCGCACACAAAGTTGAGAGGAAAATTTGTGCTGCGGTTGGCTATTGGGAATTTGAAAACAACGCGCGATGACATCTTTCTGGCCTGGCAGATTATTCAACGGCAAGCGCGCGCATTGTAG
- a CDS encoding alanine racemase, with product MREIFQRIHKPTLLLDQIRAAANIRQMAEKAKKSGVRFRPHFKTHQSAEVGEWFRQHGTKEITVSSVEMAQYFAAHGWDDITIAFPANIREIAGFNELAPQIKLNLLVESPETVAFLQQKLQSSVSVWIKIDVGYHRTGIPWDSHRRLKNLAEQIRTSEKLKFAGLLTHAGHTYHARSRDEIRKIFQETKERMQACADLLRRFAFEKVQISVGDTPGCSIAEAFFGVDEIRPGNFVFFDVSQWLLGSCSEEQIAVALACPVVAKHEDRGELVIFGGGIHLSKENVFDNSGRRIFGYVVELNKDGWGKINPDRYVSSLSQEHGIVKTNDDFFQKTNIGDLVAVLPTHSCLTVNLMKQFITLDGKEIRVMSR from the coding sequence ATGAGAGAAATTTTTCAGCGCATTCACAAACCAACTCTTCTTCTGGATCAAATAAGAGCCGCGGCAAACATTCGTCAAATGGCGGAGAAGGCAAAAAAAAGCGGTGTCAGATTTCGTCCTCATTTCAAAACGCATCAATCCGCAGAAGTTGGCGAGTGGTTTCGACAACATGGGACAAAAGAAATCACAGTGTCGTCGGTGGAGATGGCGCAATATTTTGCCGCACATGGCTGGGATGATATCACTATTGCTTTCCCGGCCAATATTCGCGAGATCGCTGGCTTCAATGAACTGGCGCCTCAAATCAAACTGAATTTGCTCGTCGAGTCGCCGGAAACGGTGGCATTTCTTCAACAAAAATTGCAATCCTCGGTCTCAGTCTGGATCAAAATCGACGTCGGTTACCATCGCACCGGCATTCCCTGGGACAGCCATCGGCGCTTGAAGAATTTAGCCGAGCAAATCCGCACCAGCGAAAAATTGAAATTTGCCGGATTGCTGACTCACGCCGGGCATACTTACCATGCTCGCTCCCGAGATGAAATCCGGAAAATTTTTCAAGAGACAAAGGAACGAATGCAGGCTTGCGCTGATTTACTGAGACGCTTTGCTTTCGAGAAAGTGCAAATTTCCGTCGGCGATACGCCAGGCTGCAGCATTGCGGAAGCCTTTTTCGGCGTGGATGAAATTCGTCCGGGAAATTTTGTGTTTTTCGACGTCAGCCAATGGCTATTGGGCTCCTGCTCTGAAGAACAAATTGCCGTGGCGCTGGCGTGTCCCGTCGTCGCCAAACATGAGGATCGCGGAGAATTAGTGATATTCGGCGGCGGAATTCATCTTTCCAAAGAAAACGTCTTCGACAATTCAGGGCGAAGAATTTTCGGATACGTCGTCGAATTGAACAAGGATGGCTGGGGAAAAATTAATCCTGACCGCTATGTGTCGTCACTGTCACAAGAACACGGCATCGTCAAAACCAATGATGATTTCTTCCAAAAAACCAACATCGGCGATTTGGTAGCCGTGTTGCCGACGCATTCTTGTTTGACGGTAAATTTGATGAAACAGTTCATTACGCTTGACGGAAAAGAAATCCGCGTAATGAGCAGATAA